A genomic stretch from Malus domestica chromosome 15, GDT2T_hap1 includes:
- the LOC103416871 gene encoding MADS-box protein SVP-like isoform X1, with the protein MMREKIQIKKIDYLPARQVTFSKRRRGIFKKAGELSVLCDSEVAVIIFSQTGKLFDFSSSSTKDVIARYNSRTGRENSDQPTLDQLQLEKKNKIRLSKELEDKSHKLRQMKGEDLEDLDLDELQKLEKLVKVSLGRVIQTKRNKIMSEIMALEKKGAELIEANNQQRQRMVMLSGGDIGPAAIMELENLNNIGEEGVTSESATNATTCSTNALSLEDDCSDILSLKLGLP; encoded by the exons ATGATGAGGGAGAAGATACAGATCAAGAAGATCGACTACTTGCCGGCAAGGCAGGTGACCTTCTCAAAGAGGAGAAGGGGGATTTTCAAGAAAGCTGGAGAGCTGTCGGTTCTGTGCGACTCTGAAGTAGCTGTTATCATCTTTTCTCAAACTGGCAAGCTCTTTGATTTCTCAAGCTCCAG TACCAAGGATGTGATTGCAAGGTACAACTCACGTACTGGTAGGGAAAACTCGGATCAGCCCACGCTTGATCAGTTGCAG TTGGAGAAAAAAAACAAGATCAGGCTGAGTAAGGAACTCGAGGATAAAAGCCACAAGCTGAG GCAGATGAAGGGCGAGGACCTTGAAGACTTGGATCTCGATGAACTGCAGAAGTTAGAAAAATTGGTGAAAGTAAGCCTTGGCCGTGTGATTCAAACTAAG AGAAACAAGATTATGAGTGAGATTATGGCACTTGAGAAAAAG GGAGCTGAGTTGATAGAAGCTAATAACCAGCAAAGGCAGAGG ATGGTGATGTTATCCGGAGGAGATATCGGACCTGCGGCCATCATGGAGTTGGAAAACCTGAATAATATTGGAGAAGAAGGCGTGACATCTGAATCAGCCACAAATGCCACCACCTGCTCCACAAATGCTCTTTCTCTTGAAGATGACTGCTCCgaca
- the LOC103416871 gene encoding MADS-box protein SVP-like (The RefSeq protein has 2 substitutions compared to this genomic sequence) codes for MMREKIQIKKIDYLPARQVTFSKRRRGIFKKAGELSVLCDSEVAIIIFSQTGKLFDFSSSSTKDVIARYSSRTGRENSDQPTLDQLQLEKKNKIRLSKELEDKSHKLRQMKGEDLEDLDLDELQKLEKLVKVSLGRVIQTKRNKIMSEIMALEKKGAELIEANNQQRQRMVMLSGGDIGPAAIMELENLNNIGEEGVTSESATNATTCSTNALSLEDDCSDILSLKLGLP; via the exons ATGATGAGGGAGAAGATACAGATCAAGAAGATCGACTACTTGCCGGCAAGGCAGGTGACCTTCTCAAAGAGGAGAAGGGGGATTTTCAAGAAAGCTGGAGAGCTGTCGGTTCTGTGCGACTCTGAAGTAGCTGTTATCATCTTTTCTCAAACTGGCAAGCTCTTTGATTTCTCAAGCTCCAG TACCAAGGATGTGATTGCAAGGTACAACTCACGTACTGGTAGGGAAAACTCGGATCAGCCCACGCTTGATCAGTTGCAG TTGGAGAAAAAAAACAAGATCAGGCTGAGTAAGGAACTCGAGGATAAAAGCCACAAGCTGAG GCAGATGAAGGGCGAGGACCTTGAAGACTTGGATCTCGATGAACTGCAGAAGTTAGAAAAATTGGTGAAAGTAAGCCTTGGCCGTGTGATTCAAACTAAG AGAAACAAGATTATGAGTGAGATTATGGCACTTGAGAAAAAG GGAGCTGAGTTGATAGAAGCTAATAACCAGCAAAGGCAGAGG ATGGTGATGTTATCCGGAGGAGATATCGGACCTGCGGCCATCATGGAGTTGGAAAACCTGAATAATATTGGAGAAGAAGGCGTGACATCTGAATCAGCCACAAATGCCACCACCTGCTCCACAAATGCTCTTTCTCTTGAAGATGACTGCTCCgaca